The genomic interval GATTTGCATGAAGATATTTATGAGGATGGTATATTAGTTTATGAATTGCCAGCCATTGAGGACATTAAAGCTTTTTGTAAGCAGAATTTACAAGTACTTTGGCCAGAATACTTACGCGCGTTAAATCCGGAAGAGTATCCAGTCGATTTAAGTCAGAAATGTTGGGATAATAAAATGAGAAACATCGCAGAAGTACAAGCCAAAATGGTATCTAAATAATGCAGAAAGAGGGTAAGTAGATGCGTCCTTTACAGTCAGAAATTATTAAAAAACTGTTAGTTCAGCCTACAATCGATCCTAAAGTAGAATTCAGAAAAAGTGTGGATTTGCTGAAAGATTATGCAAAGAAATATTCATTTATCAAAAGTTTTGTACTTGGTATTTCTGGAGGACAGGATTCCACTTTATGTGGTTATATCGCTCAAACAGCAGTGAATGAATTAAATGAAGAAAAGAATACAAATGAATATCAATTTATTGCAGTGAGTCTGCCTTATGGTGTACAAGCAGATGAAGATGATCGTCAGGTGGCTTTACAATTTATTAAGCCAAGTGTGAATGTGACGGTAAATATTAAAGCGGCTGTTGACGCTTCAATACAAGCGGTTGAAACAGCTTCTGGCCAGAAATTATCAAACTTTTTAAAAGGTAATACAAAAGCACGTGAGCGAATGAAAGTACAATTCGATTTAGCAGGTATTTATAAAGGCGTTGTACTGGGGACCGATCATGCCGCAGAAGCAGTAACTGGATTTTTTACGAAGTTTGGTGACGGAGCAGCTGATTTAGTTCCACTTTACCGTTTAAATAAACGACAAGGTAGAGAAATTTTGAAATATTTACAAGCTCCTGAACGTTTATATTTAAAAGTACCAACAGCGGATCTTGAGGATGACAAACCGTTAGTACCAGATGAAGCGGCATTAGGTGTTTCCTATGAGGAAATCGATGATTATTTAGAAGGCAAAGACATTCGCATAGAAGCAGCGGAAATTATTGAAAACTGGTACACAAAGACGGAACATAAACGAAATGAACCGATTCATGTATATGATACGTGGTGGAGATAAGAAGAAATTATCAAACTGACCTGGCTTATATAAGCAGGTCAGTTTTTTGAATTAGCAGACCATTTCACTTCTTACTTATGCGGTTTTAAGCATCCTGTTCTTTTTCTTTTATCTATGTTTTAAATCAATGTTGAAATTTGATATAATTTCGTGAAATTAACATAGCAACAAGTTTCTTTTAGATAGAGGCATAAAATTTTTGACTGCATAAGAGTATTTTTTGGTACAGGCTCTGTTGAAAGTTTTAAAGGTACAAAACCTTCTAAAAGGCTAAGAAAATCTCGTAAAAGAGGTAAGCAGGTTAAAAAGAGAGGTATAATGAATAGGTTTAATGGTGTTATAACTGTAACTATATGTACTGATTCAAATGACTTGAACTGTTTGAAAATGATAAAGAAGCAATAAAGGTAAAGAACTTTATGGTTCAATGTAATGTAGCCTATGCTTATACAAAAACAGCAGATTTTAAAGAAAGAGAGCTAATATTTGTAAAGGAGATTGAGGTATGACAGAATTTTGGGAATCAAGCTTTATAGAAAATCAAATGATGTGGGGATTTGAGCCTTCAGACTCCGCAATCTTGACAAAGGACTTTTTCCTTGAAAAGAAAGTTAAGGATATATTGATTCCTGGTATTGGATACGGTAGAAATGCAAAGGTTTTTATTGACAACGGAATACATGTAACAGGTATTGAGATTTCAAAAACAGCAATTGAATTGGCAAGGCAAAATGGACTTAATATTAGTATTTTTCATGGTTCAGTAACCGATATGCCTTTTGATAACAAACTTTATGATGGTATATTTTGTTATGCACTTCTTCACTTATTGAATAATCGTGAGAGAGATAAGTTTATTAAAGATTGCTATGATCAATTAAAGCCAAACGGATATATGGTTTTTACTACTATTTCTAAAGAAGCCCCAATGTTTGGAAAGGGAAAACAACTGGATAAAGACTATTTCGAGATAATGGAAGGGGTAAAAATGTTTTTTTATGATTCTGACTCGATAAAACAAGAATTTGGAAAATATGGACTGATAGAATTTTCGGAAGTTGTTGAGCCACATAAGAATATGGAAAATAAACCTCCATTTAAATTTATAATGGTAAAATGTCAAAAAGAACTATAATTACAATTGCATAAAAATCAGAAATAGTGAATGGTTAATTGATACGGCTTATGTGTAACCATTCATTAAGGCCTTTAAGTGCTTATGCATTATTATTAAAGGGCGAATTAAGGGAAGTCAAAGGGCTTTCCTTAAAATCGCTTAATTTTCAACAATATTTTAAAACATAGCCTTTCTTTTAAAACCGAAAAGAGGACGAAATGATTGAAACTCTATAAACTTGGTGTAAGATATATAGATATGAATACTTTTGATAAAGGATGAAGACAACTTGAATAAACTTGGCTGGATTATATCGGGGCTTGGTGCTTTACTGATTTTTAGTAGTTTGCTTTACCCGCTAGACGTTATTGAAAAAAACACATTTTTAGTTCTTTTATTAGGTGGGGCAGGTATTATGTTTGTAGGAACAATGATACGTGCTTTTTTAGGAAATAAGAAGTGAATAAAAATAGCTTCTAGGTCATGCCTAGAGGCTATTTTTATTTAAACATTTGGTGTCCAATATAAAGGAGCCGCGTGCAAATCGTGTTTATAGGTGTACGCTATAAGTAATACTACAAATAAAAACAAATATTTTTAGTTTCTACATTTCTTGTTTTTAATATTGTTTAAATTGTCGAGACTAAAGGAAAAAGATATTGACAGGTAATGATGGGATGTAGTATTTTACATTGGGTTATCAAAAAATATATCGAAATAATATCTTGGGAAATGATAAAAAAGAAGTAATTTAGCAGTCGTCTGCTTTTATCGAATATGCAAAATGGGTAAGAAGAAAGGACGTTTATATATGAAAGTTGTTACACCTAAGTCATTTATGTATAAGGGCGGAGAAAGAGCCGTTCTTTTATTGCATGGTTTTACTGGAAATACAGTGGATGTGAAGAGGCTAGGGAAATATTTAAATGATCGAGGATATACATGCTATGCTCCACTTTATAAGGGACACGGTCTTACTCCAGAAGAGCTCATTGAGACAAATGTTGAAGATTGGTGGCAAAGTGTAGTAGAAGGG from Peribacillus asahii carries:
- the nadE gene encoding ammonia-dependent NAD(+) synthetase — encoded protein: MRPLQSEIIKKLLVQPTIDPKVEFRKSVDLLKDYAKKYSFIKSFVLGISGGQDSTLCGYIAQTAVNELNEEKNTNEYQFIAVSLPYGVQADEDDRQVALQFIKPSVNVTVNIKAAVDASIQAVETASGQKLSNFLKGNTKARERMKVQFDLAGIYKGVVLGTDHAAEAVTGFFTKFGDGAADLVPLYRLNKRQGREILKYLQAPERLYLKVPTADLEDDKPLVPDEAALGVSYEEIDDYLEGKDIRIEAAEIIENWYTKTEHKRNEPIHVYDTWWR
- a CDS encoding class I SAM-dependent methyltransferase; translated protein: MTEFWESSFIENQMMWGFEPSDSAILTKDFFLEKKVKDILIPGIGYGRNAKVFIDNGIHVTGIEISKTAIELARQNGLNISIFHGSVTDMPFDNKLYDGIFCYALLHLLNNRERDKFIKDCYDQLKPNGYMVFTTISKEAPMFGKGKQLDKDYFEIMEGVKMFFYDSDSIKQEFGKYGLIEFSEVVEPHKNMENKPPFKFIMVKCQKEL